A window of Sagittula sp. P11 genomic DNA:
AGACCTCGGCAATGACCTGCGTCCAGCCGTGGATGAAGTAGGTCCAGCCGTCCTCGATCTGCAAGCCGCGCGCCGCCTGTTGTGCCCGTGCCTGGTCGAGGAACACGAGATCGCCGCGATAGTTCAGCTCCCACACGATGCCGCCATGCGGGAAGGGGCCGTCGAAGGTCAGCGGAGAGCCGGGGGCATCCTTGCCCAGCCCGGTCGCGTTCACCACGACCGAGCCGGGCTGCAGCGTTTTCATCTGCGCATCGTTGTCCTCGCGCCGGTCTGCCAGCACGTAGTCGCAGGGAACATCGCAGCCGGACGCCTCGTGGAACGCGCGGATGTGGTCGAGGCGGGGCTGCGTGCGGTCGGTGACGACGATCCGCGCCGGCCGGTTGGCGCCGCGTGACGGCTGCGCAAGGTGCCAGGTCAGTGCGATGGTCGACCCGCCTGCGCCCATCGACAGAAGCTCCGCCCCTGTGTCGGCAAAATGGTTCGTAGTGAGGACCCCGTCGAGTGCGAGACCGGAAGAGATCGGGTCCTTCGCATGGCAGATCAGCCGTCCGTTGCGCTTCGACAGGCAGGAGGTTTCGGCCATCAGGCGCGCTTGCGGGTCAATCTCGTCGAAGAGGTCGGCGCAGGCGGCGTAGAGGTCCAGCTTGTGAGTCGTCACAAGCGCGCCGAGGCTGAGCGGGTCCTCCTTGATGAAGCGCGTCACGGCGCGGTAATTTTCCACCGTGTCATGTGGTTTCAGGTCGATGCCCTTGATCGCGACGTCGCCCAGACCGAGGTGAGCGGCCCACTTCGGAAAAACCCGCATGATCGACGAGGCGCCGGTGGTGACGCCGATGAAGTAGAAGGTCGGTTTCTGGGCCGGGGTCATGGTGCCTCGCTGCATGGGGATTGCCATCGTACGCGTCAGGCGGCGGTGGCCAGAACGGCGTCGATCTCGGCGCGGGTGCGCGGGCGGTAGGCGGCGTTGTCGACCGCCTCCCAGCCTTCCGGCCCGGCGACGATGCGTTTCGCCATACCGCCCGAGCGTTCGATGATACCGTAGTCCTGTCCGCTGTCGCTGGGGTAGCAGAAGCTCATCACCAGCGGCTGCAGCCCGGTGTTGACGGAGCGGTGGATCCACATCGGGGGGACGTAGACCATCACGCGCGGGCGGATCTCCAGGACCCGCGTCTCGCCCTCAGGGCTTTCCAGCAGCATCACGCCTTCGCCGCTTTCGCCGTAGTAGGTTTCGGGACGGTTGCCGGTGGCATGGATATGGCCGCGCGTCATGAAAAACTCGCGCCCGACGCGCCCCGGCTGCATCCATGTGGTCCCGAAGATCAGGTCGCCGGACGCCTGCTGCGGCCTTACCTCGTGCACGACGTAGACGATGCGGTCCGGGTCCTCGACCTTGAGCGTCTCGAAAGCCTGAGCGTCCTCATAGAGGCCCGCAAGGTCCGACAGGCGTTTTTCATACCGCCCGGTGGCTGCGCTCAGGTGCCCGGTCGACGGATCGATGACGTGGGCGGTCGGGGGCTGATACATCGGCGGGACTCTCGGCTGATAGGTAGTTTAACTACATCTGTAACGGGGGACGCGTCGATTTGGCAAGGCTGTGCCTGTCTCTCCATGTGGGCGGCGCAGACCGGTTTCGGGCTTTGAGTGTAAGATTGGTCCGTTTCTAGGGCATTGGATGTCAATTGCACTGACGCTTTGCCCGCCTGCCACTGGCTGCGATATCGTAGTTTTTCTACCTATACCGCTTGCGCGCGCCAGTGCGCGTCGGCACTCTGCCTGCCAGGGAGAAGCCCGCAAGCGGAGGAGAGACCATGCGCGACCTTTATCTGGCCATCGATGTCGGCACCGGCGGGCTGCGGTCTGCTCTGGTCGGGCGCGACGGGCGCATCCTTGCCTTTGCCCACCGCGAGCACGAGCAAATCGTTCCGCAGTTCGGCTGGTCGGAGCAGCGCCCCGCCGATTGGTGGCAGGGCACGCAGGACACTATCCGTGCGGTTCTGGCCGATGTCGATGGCGCTGCGGCCCGGGTTGCGGCGATTTGCACTTGCGGACAGATGCACGGCACGGTCCTGGTGGACGCGGACGGCCACCTGACCCGAGACACTGCCCCCTTGTGGAACGACAAACGCACGGCGCCGCAGGTGGAGGCATTCTCGGGCCGGGTCGGGCAGGGCGCGTACCTCGATCTCGCCGCAAACATGCCCGCGACCGCCTGGCCCGCCTTCAAGCTCGCCTGGATCGCGGAGCACGACCCGCAGGCCATGGCACGGACTGCGGCGGTCCTGATGCCGAAGGACTGGATCAACCTGTGCCTCACCGGACAGCTTGCGCAGGACCGGACGGAGGCCTCGCTGTCCTTCCTTATGGACTGGCGCAGCCGCGACTGGTCGGAGGTGTTGTGCCGGATGACCGGGGTGGACCCTGCGCTTCTGCCGCCGCTGCACGATGCCGGGGACATCCTCGGGCCGCTGCTGCCGGAGGTGGCGCAGGCGCTTGGCCTCGACGGCGGAATCCCTGTGCTGGTGGGCGCGGGCGATTACCCCATGGCGCTGCTCGGATCGGGCGTGATCGGGCCCGGCATGGGATCGGACGTGACCGGCACCTCGACGATCATCACACTGACGCATGACAAGCCGGTCATCGATCCGGAGATATCGAACGTGCTGTCGGCGGGCGGCGACTGGGGGGCCATGACGCTGCTCGACGCCGGAGGGGACGCGGTGCGGTGGGCGCGGCGCGCCTTTCATGGCAACGACCGCAGCTATGCCCGGATCGCGGAGGACGCGGCGCAAGCGGTGGCGGGATCGGACGCGCTGTTCTTCCTGCCGTACCTGTCCGGTGAACGGTTCAACCCGCGCAGCCGAGCGCAATTCTTCGGCCTGACGGCCAGCCACGGCCTGCCGGAGCTGCACCGTGCCGTGCTGGAGGGGGTTGCCTTCTCCGTCCGCCAGAAGCTCGACGGGCTGCAGGGCGGGCAGGGGCGGCCGGAGCGGATCGTGGCGGCCAGCGGCGGCGCGAAGAACGCCCTCTGGCTGCGGATCAAGGCGAGCATGTACGGTGTGCCCTACCTCGTCCCCGAAGAACTGGAATGCGGCGTCGTGGGCGCGGCCATGCTGATGGCGGTGGCGACGGGCAATGCACCGGACCTGAAAGCGGCGGCCACGAAAATGGTGCGCTTTGCCGACGAGGTGCAGCCCGATCCCGTCTGGGCGGAGGTCTACGACCGGATGATGCCCATCTACGCGCGGCTCTACGACAGCGCGCAGGAGATCCTGGCGGAGATGGAGGGGCTGCTCTGAGGCTCGGCCCTCAGTCGGGGCGGTAGAAGCCCGAGCGGACCTCCGCAAAGGTGAGGGTGCCGCCGAGGCGTTGGTTGATCTCGGCCTTTTCCTCATCGGACCAGTCGACGTAGAGCACGATCTCGACCGGCGACAACAGGATGCCGTTGCCGTTTAGGTGCGCACCGTGGGCCTTGACGTGCGGGCTGGCGAAATGCGCCTCGAGCGCGGCGAGATCGGTGAAGACCTCCAGCCAGCGGTAGGTCACGCGATCCCCGGCGCGGGTGTGCACGGTCAGGGCGTGGACCAGCATTCCCGGTTCGGTCTCGCGGACCTTGTCGTCGATGGCCTGGCTTGCGGCCTCGTAATCGGCGACGCGGTCGGGGTGGACGTGCTCGAAGGCCTCGAGCGCGATGATCCTGTCGGTGGAAGCGGTCATGCGGTGTCCTCGCGGATGGCGGCGCCGTCGCTGGCGCGGAAGAAATGCAGCTTGGCGGGATCGAAGCGGATCGGCACATGGTCCCCGGGCCGGGTGGGCGTATCGGCGCGGGCCTGGCCGGTGAACTTGCGGTCGCCGACTTGGCCGATCACCAGCGTGTGCGGCCCGAGCGGTTCGATATCGACGACCTCGACGGTGACGCCGATGCCTCCTTCGCCCTCTGCGGTATGTTCGGGGCGGATCCCCAGCAGGCAGTCCTGTCCGACAAGCGGCGCAAGCGTGGCGGTGCGTTCGGCGGGAATGTCGAAAGTCAGCCCCTCGGTCCCGACGAAACGCAGGGTGTCGCCCGCACCCTCGATCCGGCCATCGAGCATGTTCATGCTGGGCGCGCCGATGAACTCGGCCACGAAGGCATTGGCGGGCCGTTCGTAAAGCGTGATCGGGTCGGCGGCCTGTTCGATCAGCCCGTCGCGCAGCACCACGACGCGGTCGGCCATGGTCATCGCCTCGACCTGATCGTGGGTGACGTAGACCATGGTGGTCTTGAGGCGGCGGTGAAGCTGCTTGATCTCGACCCGCATCTCGACGCGCAGTTTGGCGTCGAGGTTCGACAACGGTTCGTCGAACAGGAAGACATCGGGGTCGCGCACGATGGCGCGGCCGATGGCAACGCGCTGGCGCTGGCCGCCCGAGAGGGCCGCGGGCTTGCGGTCGAGATAGTCGGTCAGGTTCAGGATGCGCGCGGCGTTGTCGATGGCCTTGGCGGCGTCCGCCTTGGGCGTGCGGCGCACCTTCATGCCGTAACCGATGTTCTCGCGCACGGTCATGTGGGGGTAAAGCGCGTAGCTCTGGAACACCATGGCGCAGTTGCGCAGGCCGGGGCGCAGGTGCGTGACCTCGCGGTCGCCGATGTGCATGGCGCCGCTGGTGACGGTTTCGAGGCCCGCGATCATCCGCAGCGTGGTGGACTTGCCGCAGCCCGAAGGCCCGACGAGCACGACGAACTCTCCGTCGTGGATCTCCAGGTCCATCGGCGGGATGACCTGCAGGTCGCCGTAGGATTTCGTCACGCCGTTCAGCGAAATGGTTGCCATGTGGGGGTCTTTCCGAATGTCGCGAAAGGGGCGGCCCGCATAAGGCCGCCCCCGACGGGTTACTTCTGCGGCAGGCCCATGGAGGCCCGGTAGGCGGCAAGCTGTGCGTCGCGGCCGAACTGGTCGGTCAGCTCGTTCCAGCCTTCGGCCACGGTGTCCAGCGCCTCCTGCGGGGTGACTTCTCCGGCCAGCGCGCGGCTCAGCTCGATCTCGAGGATCTCGGTGTAGGAGAAGTAGCCCGGCAGACGCATGTCGAGCGCGACGTTGTCCGCGGTCACCGCCTCACGCTGGGCGCCCAGGTATTCCTGCGCCTCGCGCTCGGAGAACAGCGTGGACCAGCGCTCCATGTCGGTGGTGTGCGAGATCCGGTAGGGGTTCACGCCCGTGCCGCCGGTGACGGTGGCCTTGCCCGAAACCTCGGGGCTGGAGAGGGTGGAGATGAAGTCCCACGCCGCTTCCTGGTTCTTGGAGGACTGCGGAACCGCCGCCTGCCAGCCGCCGAACGCCATGAAGGAGGTGTCGACGGGTTCCTCGAAGGTGTCCCACTCGCCGGTCTTGTAGTTGTAGACCTCGGTCGAGGACGGGAGCACGGCAGAGCCGACATTGCCCGCGACGGTGGACTGGGCCGGGTCCGCCGCGATCACGCCGGTGTCGCCCCAGCCGATGGACTGGGCGACCTGGCCGCCCGCGAAGGCGGCGTTGACTTCGCCGAAGGAGAAGTTCAGCGCCGACGGCGGTGCCAGCTTGGAGGCGCGGATGTACTCTTCGAGGCCGCGGACCCATGCCGGGTTGTTCACTTGCGCGTCCATGGTTTCCGGGTCGAAGAACATGGCGCCGGGAAGGTCCGGGTGGCTGGCGTAGGCTGCCACGTGGGAGAAGAGGAACCAGAACTGCTGGCCGCCGCGGCGGAACGCTTCGGCCGTGCCGTAGACGCCTTCGACGTTGTCCTGGAAGTACTCGGCGATATCGAGGTACTCGGCCCAGGTCTTCGGCGGAGCGAGGTCGTAGCCGTACTTCTCCTTGAATGCGGTCTTGTTCGCCTCGTCCTCGAAGAGGTCGATGCGGTAGGTGTAGGTGTGCACGTCGCCGTCCATGGTCTGCGACAGGACCTTGTCGTTCCAGACCATCAGCTGTTCACGGTAGACCGGCGCGATGTCTTCCCATGCCTCGCCTTCCTGGAACTTGGCGGGCATCTCCGTCAGGAATGGCGTGAAGTCCGGCGCCCAGGCGGGAGCGAAGGCGATCACGTCGAAGGAGTCGTCGCCCGCGGCCAGCGTGGTGACGATCTTGGGATAGAGCTCGGACCAGGGGAACTCGACGACCTTGACGGTGCCGCAGGTCTTTTCCTGCCAGGCTTCGGCGGCCTGTGTCAGGGCCGAGGCGATGTAGGGGCCGGTCTGGGTGGTCGCGGTGATCTCGACGCCCGTGAAGTCGGGCGAGCAGGCCAGCGCCGCCCCCGTGCTCAGGGCCAGCGCCCCGACCGAGAGTTTCAACGATTTCAGCATGTTATTTCCTCCCTTGGAAATTCGCCCCTCCTCCGGGGCATTGTTAAGTCTACTTGACGGCGCCGCTCAGCAGGCCCGAGCGCATCAGGCGCCCAAGAAGCCCGGCCGCGATGACCATCGGAATGATGGCGACGAGGGCTGCGGCGGAGATGGCCCACCATTCATCGCCCCTCTGGCTGTTCTGACCGGCGATCAGGACGGGCAGGGTCTGCCATTCCGAGTTGGTCAGGAAGAGCGCGAAGAGGAACTCGTTCCAGGTGAAGGCCAGTGTGATGACGAAGGTCGCGATCAGGCCGGGGCGGCACATCGGCAGCACGATCCCGAAGAAGATCCGCCATTGCGGCACGTTGTCGACCAGCGCGGCCTCCTCGACCTCGAGCGGCAGGGCCGAGATGAAGTCGCGCATCAGCCAGACCACGATTGGCAGCGAGAAGGCGACATAGGCGAGCGTCAGGCCGATGTAGGTGTCGGTCAGCTTGAAGCCCAGCTTGCCCATCTCCGAGTAGAGCAGGAACAGAGCGAAGGCCACGACGATGGGCGGGAACAGGCGCTGGCTGACGAACCAGAAGACGATGTCGTCGTTGTTCATCACCTTGCCCGGCAGCGGTAAGCGGTTGGCCAGCACCGACAGCGCCAGCGCCACGCAGAAGGCGATGATGGAGGCGGTGGCAGGCGGCAGGCCCACCACGTCTCGGCCGAGCAGGAAGCCCCCCATGGCCACGGCGAAGAACAGGATCCCCGACAGCAGCTTCACCCGGAAGGGGAAGCGCACCAGCGCATAGGCCGCCATGGCGCCCAGCAGCGTGGCCAGCACAGACGAGGATACCGCCACGATGGTCGAGGACCAGAAGTTCGAATAGAACTCGCCCCGGATGCCGGAGAGCAGCTCCCTCCAGGCCTTCAGCGTCGGCTGGAAGTCGACGAAGGGCAGGTAGGTCGGACCGCCCACCACGTCGGGCGGTGTCTTGAGCGACGTGATCGCGACCCAGTAGAGCGGGAAGACGGTAAAGGCGAACCACGCGCAGCACAGGGCGAAGGCGACCCAGCGGCGCGGGCCGTGCAGGTCACGCACGCTCATTTGTACTTCTCCAGCCAGGGTTTCAGCAGGGCGAGGTAGACGAGGCTGAGGATCAGCACCACCGCGAGGAACAGGAAGGACAGTGCCGAGGTGTAGCCCAGGTTGAACTTCTTGAAGCCCTCCTGGTAGGCGAACAGTGTCAGCGTCTCGGTGGCCACGCCCGGGCCCCCGCCGGTCATGACAAAGACCGTGTCGATGATCTTGAAGCTCTCCACGATGCGGATGAAGATTACCGCCGCCGAGATGGGCAGCATCATCGGGAAGGTGATCCCCCAGAACTGCTGCCAGGGGGAGGCGTTCTCAAGCTCCGCCGCCTCGTAGACGTCGTCGGGCAGACCCTGAAGACCGGCGAGCAGCAGCAGGATCACGAAGGGCGTCCACTGCCAGATCTCGACCGCGATCAGCGACCCCAGCGCCCAGTGCGATTCTGTCAGGTAGGGCAGGTTGGGGAAGCCGAAGAAGGTGGCCACCTGGTTGAGCGGCCCCATGGTGGGGTTGAGGATCTGGCGGGCGATCAGCGCCACGGCCACCGGCGCCACCAGCATCGGCATCAGGAAGGTGATGCGGAAGAACTCCACGCCCCGGACCCGTTTGGCCAGTGCCAGTGCGATGCCGAAGCCGATCACGAACTGCAGCGCGACCGAGGTGAAGGCGATGATCGAGGTGGTCTTCACCGTCTGCCAGAACCGCGGGTTGCCCAGCAGGTCGGTATAGTTGTCGACGCCCACGAACCGCGCGGGCATCGGCGGCACGAGCCGCAGCGACATGAAGCTGTTCGCAAGCGAGTAGATCAGCGGAAAGATCGCGATGGCCAGAACCACGAGGAATGCCGGCCAGAGGAACAGGTGCTTGACCGGATCGTCGCGGGTCATGCGGTCTCTCCCAGAAGGGCGTCGATTTCCGCGCGGAAGGGCATGGCAGGGGCTGTGCCGCGGCGGGTCACCGCGATGCCTGCCGTGGCACAGCCCATGCGCACCGCGTCCTCGACCCCGCGGCCTTCGGACAGTGCCGCCGCGAAACCGCCGATGAAGGCGTCGCCCGCGCCGGCGGTGTCGATGACGGCGGCGTTGGTCATGGCGGGAATGCGGGTGCTGAGCCCTTGGCCGTGGATGTAGACCCCCTTGTCGCCCAAAGTGATCAGCGCCGTGCCGACCCCGCGCTCGACAAAGATCTCTCCGGCGCGGCGGGCATCTTCTTCGGACGTGATGTCGAAGCCGACGATGGCCGCGGCCTCGCTTTCGTTCGGGACGAAGTAGTCGGTCTGTGCGTAGCAGGCGTCGTCGAAGGGATTGGCCGGGGCAGGGTTGAAGACCGTGGTCACGCCCGCCGCCTTCGCCATGGTGAGCGCGGCAAGTGCGGCGTCGGCGGGCTGCTCAAGCTGGGTGACGAAGACCTTTGCACCCTCGATCACATCCCGCTGCGCCTCCACATCGGTAACGGAGATGGTGCCGGCCGCGCCGGGGTAGACGATGATCGCGTTATCGCCGGTCTGGTCGTTGACGAAGATGAAGGCCGCGCCGGAGGGCATGTCGGGCATCACCTCGACCTTCGCGGTCACGCCTGTTTCCTCGTAGATCTCCAGCGCCATCTTGCCGAACGGGTCGTCGCCGATCTTCGAGATGAAGCTCACATCGGCCCCGGCACGCCCCGCCGCCACCGCCTGGTTCGATCCCTTGCCGCCCGGTCCCAGCGAGAAACCCGAGCCGGAGATCGTCTCTCCGATCTTCGGCATGCGTCCGGCGAGATAGGCGGTATCGGCAACGTAGATCCCCAGGATCGCGATGCCCTTCTGCTCTGCCATGTCGTCTCCTCCCCCGTGCGCCGCCCCTCCCAAGGCGGCGCTGTGGTTCCCTTATTCCCCGTAGGGCACCCATATGTTCTTGATCTGCGTGGCCTGCCTCAGGAAGACCTCGCCCTCTGCCTCTGCGCTGGTCCAGTCCCAGGCGCGCCCGTGGTCGGTGAAGACCCGCTTGAGGTTGCCGATGGACAGCCGCTCCACCTCTGCCGACAACTCCGGCGTGGTGAAGGCCCAGAGCACGTCGACATCGTTGTGTTTCGCCAGTTCGCGGCCCAAGGTCTGCGCGCTGCCCGTGAGGATGTTCAGCACGCCGCCCGGCAGGTCGGAGGTTTCCAGCACCTGGTAGAAGTCGGTGGCGGACAGCGGATGCGCCTCGGAGGCGATGGCGACCACGCGGTTGCCGGTCGCAATCAGCGGCGCCACGGTGGAGAGGAACCCGAGAAGCGGGCTTTCCTCCGGACAGATCACGCCTGCCACGCCGATGGGTTCGGGCACGGCCAGCGCCAGCCCCTTCATCGGTGGCATGTGGACGGTGCCTTCGACTTTGTCGGCCCATGCGCCATAGGTGAAGAGCCGCGAGACGCTGGCCGCTACCTCGGCCCGTGCCTTGTCCGCCTTGATGCCGGTCTGCGCGCTCAGGCGCTCGGCAAACTCGGCGGCACGGGCCGAGAGGTTCTCGCCCATGTAGTAGAGGATCTGCGCCCGGTTGTGCTGGGACTTGCCGCCCCAGCTGGCCGCGCCGCGCGCTGCCTCGACGGCGTTGCGCACGTCCTTGCGGTTACCT
This region includes:
- a CDS encoding shikimate dehydrogenase; amino-acid sequence: MTPAQKPTFYFIGVTTGASSIMRVFPKWAAHLGLGDVAIKGIDLKPHDTVENYRAVTRFIKEDPLSLGALVTTHKLDLYAACADLFDEIDPQARLMAETSCLSKRNGRLICHAKDPISSGLALDGVLTTNHFADTGAELLSMGAGGSTIALTWHLAQPSRGANRPARIVVTDRTQPRLDHIRAFHEASGCDVPCDYVLADRREDNDAQMKTLQPGSVVVNATGLGKDAPGSPLTFDGPFPHGGIVWELNYRGDLVFLDQARAQQAARGLQIEDGWTYFIHGWTQVIAEVFDVPIPTSGPGFDAISQIAAEATGRVASQP
- a CDS encoding glucose-6-phosphate isomerase, coding for MYQPPTAHVIDPSTGHLSAATGRYEKRLSDLAGLYEDAQAFETLKVEDPDRIVYVVHEVRPQQASGDLIFGTTWMQPGRVGREFFMTRGHIHATGNRPETYYGESGEGVMLLESPEGETRVLEIRPRVMVYVPPMWIHRSVNTGLQPLVMSFCYPSDSGQDYGIIERSGGMAKRIVAGPEGWEAVDNAAYRPRTRAEIDAVLATAA
- a CDS encoding FGGY-family carbohydrate kinase, giving the protein MRDLYLAIDVGTGGLRSALVGRDGRILAFAHREHEQIVPQFGWSEQRPADWWQGTQDTIRAVLADVDGAAARVAAICTCGQMHGTVLVDADGHLTRDTAPLWNDKRTAPQVEAFSGRVGQGAYLDLAANMPATAWPAFKLAWIAEHDPQAMARTAAVLMPKDWINLCLTGQLAQDRTEASLSFLMDWRSRDWSEVLCRMTGVDPALLPPLHDAGDILGPLLPEVAQALGLDGGIPVLVGAGDYPMALLGSGVIGPGMGSDVTGTSTIITLTHDKPVIDPEISNVLSAGGDWGAMTLLDAGGDAVRWARRAFHGNDRSYARIAEDAAQAVAGSDALFFLPYLSGERFNPRSRAQFFGLTASHGLPELHRAVLEGVAFSVRQKLDGLQGGQGRPERIVAASGGAKNALWLRIKASMYGVPYLVPEELECGVVGAAMLMAVATGNAPDLKAAATKMVRFADEVQPDPVWAEVYDRMMPIYARLYDSAQEILAEMEGLL
- a CDS encoding putative quinol monooxygenase → MTASTDRIIALEAFEHVHPDRVADYEAASQAIDDKVRETEPGMLVHALTVHTRAGDRVTYRWLEVFTDLAALEAHFASPHVKAHGAHLNGNGILLSPVEIVLYVDWSDEEKAEINQRLGGTLTFAEVRSGFYRPD
- a CDS encoding ABC transporter ATP-binding protein, which gives rise to MATISLNGVTKSYGDLQVIPPMDLEIHDGEFVVLVGPSGCGKSTTLRMIAGLETVTSGAMHIGDREVTHLRPGLRNCAMVFQSYALYPHMTVRENIGYGMKVRRTPKADAAKAIDNAARILNLTDYLDRKPAALSGGQRQRVAIGRAIVRDPDVFLFDEPLSNLDAKLRVEMRVEIKQLHRRLKTTMVYVTHDQVEAMTMADRVVVLRDGLIEQAADPITLYERPANAFVAEFIGAPSMNMLDGRIEGAGDTLRFVGTEGLTFDIPAERTATLAPLVGQDCLLGIRPEHTAEGEGGIGVTVEVVDIEPLGPHTLVIGQVGDRKFTGQARADTPTRPGDHVPIRFDPAKLHFFRASDGAAIREDTA
- a CDS encoding extracellular solute-binding protein — protein: MLKSLKLSVGALALSTGAALACSPDFTGVEITATTQTGPYIASALTQAAEAWQEKTCGTVKVVEFPWSELYPKIVTTLAAGDDSFDVIAFAPAWAPDFTPFLTEMPAKFQEGEAWEDIAPVYREQLMVWNDKVLSQTMDGDVHTYTYRIDLFEDEANKTAFKEKYGYDLAPPKTWAEYLDIAEYFQDNVEGVYGTAEAFRRGGQQFWFLFSHVAAYASHPDLPGAMFFDPETMDAQVNNPAWVRGLEEYIRASKLAPPSALNFSFGEVNAAFAGGQVAQSIGWGDTGVIAADPAQSTVAGNVGSAVLPSSTEVYNYKTGEWDTFEEPVDTSFMAFGGWQAAVPQSSKNQEAAWDFISTLSSPEVSGKATVTGGTGVNPYRISHTTDMERWSTLFSEREAQEYLGAQREAVTADNVALDMRLPGYFSYTEILEIELSRALAGEVTPQEALDTVAEGWNELTDQFGRDAQLAAYRASMGLPQK
- a CDS encoding carbohydrate ABC transporter permease, encoding MSVRDLHGPRRWVAFALCCAWFAFTVFPLYWVAITSLKTPPDVVGGPTYLPFVDFQPTLKAWRELLSGIRGEFYSNFWSSTIVAVSSSVLATLLGAMAAYALVRFPFRVKLLSGILFFAVAMGGFLLGRDVVGLPPATASIIAFCVALALSVLANRLPLPGKVMNNDDIVFWFVSQRLFPPIVVAFALFLLYSEMGKLGFKLTDTYIGLTLAYVAFSLPIVVWLMRDFISALPLEVEEAALVDNVPQWRIFFGIVLPMCRPGLIATFVITLAFTWNEFLFALFLTNSEWQTLPVLIAGQNSQRGDEWWAISAAALVAIIPMVIAAGLLGRLMRSGLLSGAVK
- a CDS encoding carbohydrate ABC transporter permease, translated to MTRDDPVKHLFLWPAFLVVLAIAIFPLIYSLANSFMSLRLVPPMPARFVGVDNYTDLLGNPRFWQTVKTTSIIAFTSVALQFVIGFGIALALAKRVRGVEFFRITFLMPMLVAPVAVALIARQILNPTMGPLNQVATFFGFPNLPYLTESHWALGSLIAVEIWQWTPFVILLLLAGLQGLPDDVYEAAELENASPWQQFWGITFPMMLPISAAVIFIRIVESFKIIDTVFVMTGGGPGVATETLTLFAYQEGFKKFNLGYTSALSFLFLAVVLILSLVYLALLKPWLEKYK
- a CDS encoding ribokinase — its product is MAEQKGIAILGIYVADTAYLAGRMPKIGETISGSGFSLGPGGKGSNQAVAAGRAGADVSFISKIGDDPFGKMALEIYEETGVTAKVEVMPDMPSGAAFIFVNDQTGDNAIIVYPGAAGTISVTDVEAQRDVIEGAKVFVTQLEQPADAALAALTMAKAAGVTTVFNPAPANPFDDACYAQTDYFVPNESEAAAIVGFDITSEEDARRAGEIFVERGVGTALITLGDKGVYIHGQGLSTRIPAMTNAAVIDTAGAGDAFIGGFAAALSEGRGVEDAVRMGCATAGIAVTRRGTAPAMPFRAEIDALLGETA